The sequence CTTCAACACCGTTTAAAGTTAAAGCCGAGCATCCTAAAATTTCGTGATTCGAACATGTAGCTTCGTAAGCCAAATATCCAGAACCAGTATTTAAGACAATAATTCCATTAATACCATAACCGTAAATTATCATTGCATTTCCTGGATATTGCAATTGTGTATATGTAGGCAGATTCATATTAATTTGAAAATTTACTGCATAATCAGGCAGAAACGGATTTTGCGACCGAATGTCATCTTTCGTACAACTTATTATTAATAAAGCTACTGAAAAGAAAAGAATTAGCTTTTTCATGATTAAAGATTTGGAAAACAAATTTAATTAATTAACTTTGACCTATAGAGTAAAAAACGAAAATTAATAATATATATTATCAAAGTAAACAAAATCCCGTTTGTTGGGATTTTTTCTATTTTATAAAAATGACGTAAAATTATGAGTAAGGTTTCTTATTACACAGCAGAAGGGCTTAAAAAGTTACGTGACGAAATCGATCATTTGAAAAGTATCGAACGTCCAAAAGCATCGCAAGCTATTGCAGATGCTAGAGATAAAGGTGACTTATCTGAGAATGCAGAATATGATGCAGCTAAAGAAGCTCAAGGTTTATTAGAAATGAAAATTGCTAAGATGGACGAAATTTTAGCTAACGCACGTTTAATCGACGAAAGCCAATTAGATGTTTCTAAAGTTTTAGTGTTATCAAAAGTAAAGATTAAAAATCAAGCAAACGGAATGGAAATGACCTATACATTGGTTGCTGAAAGTGAAGCTGATTTAAAATCTGGAAAAATATCTGTAACTTCTCCAATCGGAAAAGGTTTATTAGGAAAATCATTAGGTGAAATTGCAGAAATCAATGTGCCTAATGGTGTTTTGAAATTCGAAGTTTTAGAAATTTCTAGAGACTAAGTTATGGCATCAATCTTCACAAAAATAATTAGCGGTGAAATTCCTTGTTACAAAGTAGCAGAGGACGAAAATTTCATTGCCTTTTTAGACATTAATCCAAATGCAAAAGGTCATACCTTATGCGTTCCGAAACAAGAGATTGATAAGATTTTTGACATGGACGAAGTGCTTTATTCAAAGCTTATGGCTTTTTCTTATAAAGTTGCAAAAGCTTTAGAAAAAAGTATTCCTGCAAAACGCATTGGAATGTCAGTAATCGGATTAGAAGTACCTCACGTACACGTACATTTAATTCCGTTACAAGAAATGCAAGACATTCAATTTAAAAATAAAGTTTCATTATCTAATGAAGAATTTGCTGCAACAGCAGCATTAATCGCATCGCATTTATAACAAAAAAACCTCTTTGTATTTAATTACTTAGAGGTTTTTTTGTAGGCAATTTGAATAGTTGTTCCTTTTCCAATTTCAGATTTTACTACACGAATTACACCGTTATGATATTCTTCAACAATTCGTTTTGTTAACGAAAGTCCCAATCCCCAACCACGCTTTTTAGTAGAAAATCCAGGTTCAAAAATCTTTCTAAACATATTTTTAGGAATTCCTTTTCCAGAATCAATCACATTGATATAAATAAATTTTTCGGTGTTTTTTATATTAATAAAAATCACACCTTTACCTTTAATGGCATCAATGGCATTTTTTACTAAATTTTCAATCGTCCAGCTATGAAGCACATTGTTTAATGGAATGATTACTTCGTCTGCATTGGTTTGATAATAAAATGTAATTTGTTTTGAAGCACGCGATTTTAAATATTCATAAGATTTTTCGGTTTCAGAAATTATATTTAAAGGCGTTAAAATAGGTTCTGATCCAATTTTAGAAAAACGATCAGCAATAGTTTGTAAACGATATACATCTTTTTCAACTTCGGTAACTGTTTGTTCATCGACATTATCCAAACGCATAATTTCAACCCAACCTAACAAAGAAGAAAGTGGTGTTCCAATCTGGTGAGCGGTTTCTTTTGCCATACCAGCCCAAAGTTTGTTTTGCGCTGAAACACGACTCGCTTTAAAATAACTTAAAATAACTCCTCCAAATAAAACCAAAATCGCAATTAACGCTAAAGGATAGTATTTTAATTTATTAACTAAAGACGAATTTCCGTAATACAGGTATTGATTTTCGCTTGGATGTTCAATGACAATTGGCTCGTTTTCTGTTTTTAATTGCCCCAATAAATTATATTGCGCCTTTTTATCCTTTGTAACATCCTCATCGACGTTTGTTACCTGAAGAATACTATCACTTGCAGTTGTTTGAATTATAGGGATTGTCGTATTCATACTCAAAACCATTCCTTGAAATGAAACATCGGTTTCCTCATTAGCATTATTAATTCCTTGATAAGCAGACGACCAAATTTCCATTTTATCTCGCTCTTCTTCTTTGTATGTTTGAAACAACAGATAGGTATTCCAAAGAATCAACGTTAAAATAAGAAACGAACTAACAATAATAAACCAACGTAAAAAAATTCTTCTCTTTGAAAACATAAACGGCTTTTAAAATTTAAAGATAGTATTTTTTGTAAGTATATAATAAAACCGTTTTGATTTTCTCTTAAAAGGAAACATTTATAATTCAATTTGTATTGAATTTATCCAAAGTTGCTCCCGATCTCTTTTTTCTTCAAATTCATTTAGCATGAATATTTTATTATAAATAACTCTCTTATTAAAATGTAACTTATCATTTACATAAACTTTTATTTTTTTGTTTAACTGTACCATCTCGGGAGAAATATTTATTACTAACGATTTTACATTTGTGGTTTCTAAACGAAAAACATTATTTTTATATGTTGCATTAATTTTCGCAGACTTTCTTGGAAAATCAAAGGCTTGTTTTTCTACGTCTTGGAAAATCAAACTATCATTTGCATCATAAGCTAACCATTTTTCAATTTTAAAATTTATAGTTTTACTTAAATTGTTATTTAATGTATCCATTTTTATATCAGAAAGCCAGTCGATATGACCATAGGTTTCGTCATCGAACTGCCAATGGATGGTATTCGGAAAAGAATTTCTTTTTCGGTTATTCATATCTTCAAACATGATTTGATATGCTTCTTCCGATTCATTAAATTCAGGAAGCCAATGTGGGAATCCATTAAAGCGATATTCTTTGTAATCAACTTTTATGGATTGCATCAATTTTGTAAAATCATCATTTGCATTTGGTGGATAATAATAATCCTCATCTGTTGAAAAATTTATAAATGAACGATTTTTAATATTCTCTATAAAAGTCCCCCCTGTAAAAACTTTGGGATAGGTATTAAATCCGTAAAAACCTGAAAAGAGAGTTGGTTGTTTCATCAAATATGAAAAAGCACCAGTTGCTCCATTTGAATGTCCAGAAATAAAAACGCGATCATCATCAATATTAATGTTTTTTTTAATATTTTTTAATATCTGAGGTACCATAAAAAAACCTTGATCAGAAAGCATCCAATTAAAAGCTTTATTTGCTTGTGGAAAAACCAAGATAACTTCATTTAAATCCGCATATTTTGTATAAAATCTATTCCAATTTTTTAGATTCCAACTTTCTAACTGAAAATCGGTAAACTGACCTCCTCTTACAGCACCATGAAGAAAAAATAACATCGAATACTTTTTCTTAGGATTATAGTTTTTAGGTAGATGCACAAAAAATGAAGAAGATAAAGTGTCATTAATTTTAAAACGTATGGAGTAATTTTGATTTAACTTAGGTTCATATTGATGAAACTCTTTTAAAACTTTATATAGTTTTTTAGGGTTTTTAATTTTAGAAAAATCAACAGAAATCCTATTATAAAATTCATTTTCTTGTTTAATCAAACTATCCATAAATTGTTTCTTGTATAATAAAGCTTCAGCCTGTATATTTTTCCACCTTAAATCGACAAGTAAATTCTGATAATCTTCCTTAGAATAACTTCCTAAAACATAATCCCAAGTTGGATATCCGTCTTCTTCTTTTTTTATTTTAAGAAGAGAGTTGAGGTAAACAAAAGCTTTATCTCGCTTGTTTAATTTAGATGCAACAACCGACGCTTCATAAACATCAGATCCTTTAATACTATCAGCAAACATCAAAAAAGCATCTTCAAACATTTTTAATGCATCTTCATCATCTATTTTTTCTTTTGCATTCCATGCTTTATCACGAGCTTTTTGCACCAATAAAGAATAACTATTCTGCGATTGAGTATCAAAG comes from Flavobacterium sp. I3-2 and encodes:
- a CDS encoding sensor histidine kinase yields the protein MFSKRRIFLRWFIIVSSFLILTLILWNTYLLFQTYKEEERDKMEIWSSAYQGINNANEETDVSFQGMVLSMNTTIPIIQTTASDSILQVTNVDEDVTKDKKAQYNLLGQLKTENEPIVIEHPSENQYLYYGNSSLVNKLKYYPLALIAILVLFGGVILSYFKASRVSAQNKLWAGMAKETAHQIGTPLSSLLGWVEIMRLDNVDEQTVTEVEKDVYRLQTIADRFSKIGSEPILTPLNIISETEKSYEYLKSRASKQITFYYQTNADEVIIPLNNVLHSWTIENLVKNAIDAIKGKGVIFINIKNTEKFIYINVIDSGKGIPKNMFRKIFEPGFSTKKRGWGLGLSLTKRIVEEYHNGVIRVVKSEIGKGTTIQIAYKKTSK
- a CDS encoding HIT family protein, producing the protein MASIFTKIISGEIPCYKVAEDENFIAFLDINPNAKGHTLCVPKQEIDKIFDMDEVLYSKLMAFSYKVAKALEKSIPAKRIGMSVIGLEVPHVHVHLIPLQEMQDIQFKNKVSLSNEEFAATAALIASHL
- a CDS encoding alpha/beta hydrolase-fold protein — encoded protein: MKNFIIVICCLFFFDTQSQNSYSLLVQKARDKAWNAKEKIDDEDALKMFEDAFLMFADSIKGSDVYEASVVASKLNKRDKAFVYLNSLLKIKKEEDGYPTWDYVLGSYSKEDYQNLLVDLRWKNIQAEALLYKKQFMDSLIKQENEFYNRISVDFSKIKNPKKLYKVLKEFHQYEPKLNQNYSIRFKINDTLSSSFFVHLPKNYNPKKKYSMLFFLHGAVRGGQFTDFQLESWNLKNWNRFYTKYADLNEVILVFPQANKAFNWMLSDQGFFMVPQILKNIKKNINIDDDRVFISGHSNGATGAFSYLMKQPTLFSGFYGFNTYPKVFTGGTFIENIKNRSFINFSTDEDYYYPPNANDDFTKLMQSIKVDYKEYRFNGFPHWLPEFNESEEAYQIMFEDMNNRKRNSFPNTIHWQFDDETYGHIDWLSDIKMDTLNNNLSKTINFKIEKWLAYDANDSLIFQDVEKQAFDFPRKSAKINATYKNNVFRLETTNVKSLVINISPEMVQLNKKIKVYVNDKLHFNKRVIYNKIFMLNEFEEKRDREQLWINSIQIEL
- the greA gene encoding transcription elongation factor GreA; translated protein: MSKVSYYTAEGLKKLRDEIDHLKSIERPKASQAIADARDKGDLSENAEYDAAKEAQGLLEMKIAKMDEILANARLIDESQLDVSKVLVLSKVKIKNQANGMEMTYTLVAESEADLKSGKISVTSPIGKGLLGKSLGEIAEINVPNGVLKFEVLEISRD